Part of the Halogeometricum sp. S3BR5-2 genome, GCGTGTCGCCCAACCCCTCGTTGTGGCAGTAGACGCAGTCGAAGTTACACCGGTCGGTGAGAGAGACGCGGACGCCGGTCACCTCGCGTCCGAAATCGTCCTCGAGCATGTCTCGAAACTGGGAGCGAACGCTGATAAATTCGCGGCCCGCCGAACTCGAATAGTAACGACGAGCGGTTACGCGAGCGGGCTCACGTGTCGACGCCGAGTTACGGCCGTCGGCTCCGCGACGGGCCCCTTCAAAACCCTTATTCGGCGCACGGACCCATTCTCGCGGCATGAACGACGAAGCGGTACGCGACCGCCTCCGAGCGGTCGAAGACCCGGACCTCGGCGACGACATCGTCTCGCTCGGCCTCGTCAACGCCGTCGAGGTGGACGACGACGCGGGCGTGGTCCGCATCTCCGTCGCCCTCGGCGCGCCGTACTCGCCGCACGAGACGGACGTCGCCGCGGAAATCAGAGCGCAGTTCGCGGACACCGACTACGAGGTGGACCTCTCGGCGTCGATTCCGGGCGGCCTCTCGGCCGACGAGGACGTCCTGCCCGGCGTGAAGAACGTCATCGCCGTCGCCTCGGGGAAGGGCGGCGTCGGCAAGTCCACCGTCGCGGTGAACCTCGCGGCGGGCCTCTCGAAACTCGGCGCGCGCGTCGGCCTGTTCGACGCCGACGTGTACGGGCCGAACGTTCCGCGCATGGTCTCCGCCGACGAGGCGCCGCAGGCGACGGGCGAACAGCAGATCGTTCCGCCCGAGAGGTACGGGGTGAAACTGATGTCGATGGCGTTCCTCGTCGGCGAGGACGACCCGGTCATCTGGCGCGGCCCGATGGTCCACAAACTGCTGACCCAGTTGGTCGAGGACGTGCAGTGGGGCGAACTCGACTACATGATTCTGGACC contains:
- a CDS encoding Mrp/NBP35 family ATP-binding protein; this encodes MNDEAVRDRLRAVEDPDLGDDIVSLGLVNAVEVDDDAGVVRISVALGAPYSPHETDVAAEIRAQFADTDYEVDLSASIPGGLSADEDVLPGVKNVIAVASGKGGVGKSTVAVNLAAGLSKLGARVGLFDADVYGPNVPRMVSADEAPQATGEQQIVPPERYGVKLMSMAFLVGEDDPVIWRGPMVHKLLTQLVEDVQWGELDYMILDLPPGTGDTQLTVLQTLPLTGAVIVTTPQDVAIDDARKGLQMFGKHDTNVLGIVENMSSFRCPDCGSSHDIFGTGGGEAFAAENDLPFLGGIPLDPAVRTGGDGGRPVVLEEDSETADAFRRLTENVADMAGVVRRREASGR